One Phycisphaerae bacterium RAS2 DNA window includes the following coding sequences:
- the epsN gene encoding Putative pyridoxal phosphate-dependent aminotransferase EpsN yields the protein MNIDLSGPDISQAEIDAVAEVLRSGRLSLGPAVPKFEEAVARYVGVKHAVAVSSGTCGLHLLVRAMEIGHGCEVITTPFSFVASSNCVLFEHAKIAFVDIDPHTWNIDAAAIERAITPKTRAVIAVNVFGQPADFDAINAIAKRHRLRVIEDSCESLGAKYRGRMSGTLAEAGVFGFYPNKQITTGEGGMIVTNDDEIARLCQSMRNQGRDTGMGWLSHERLGYNYRLSDVACAIGAVQMQRVDEILGKRRRVAEWYIKRLGGEQRVSFQKINAECEISWFVFVVKLADEYTADDRARIIAALRERGIGCSNYFAPIHLQRFYRDQYGFKPGDFPNCERIADRTIALPFHNHLTEQQVDQVCKTLTGLL from the coding sequence ATGAACATTGACCTTTCCGGACCGGACATCTCTCAGGCCGAAATCGACGCCGTCGCGGAAGTGCTGCGCAGCGGGCGGCTTTCACTCGGCCCGGCCGTCCCGAAATTTGAGGAAGCCGTCGCGCGGTACGTCGGCGTGAAGCATGCCGTCGCCGTCTCCAGCGGGACGTGCGGGCTACACCTGCTCGTCCGGGCGATGGAAATCGGGCACGGCTGCGAAGTCATAACGACCCCGTTTTCGTTTGTCGCGTCGTCCAATTGCGTGTTGTTCGAGCATGCGAAGATCGCATTTGTCGATATCGATCCGCACACGTGGAACATCGACGCGGCCGCCATCGAGCGCGCGATCACGCCCAAGACCCGCGCAGTCATCGCCGTCAACGTCTTTGGCCAGCCAGCCGATTTCGACGCGATCAACGCCATCGCCAAGCGGCACAGACTTCGCGTCATCGAGGACTCATGCGAATCGCTCGGCGCGAAGTATCGCGGGCGCATGTCGGGCACGCTGGCCGAGGCCGGCGTCTTTGGCTTCTATCCCAACAAACAGATCACGACCGGCGAAGGCGGCATGATCGTCACCAACGACGACGAGATTGCCCGGCTGTGCCAGTCGATGCGCAACCAGGGCCGCGACACCGGCATGGGCTGGCTGTCACACGAGCGACTGGGCTACAACTATCGGTTGAGCGATGTGGCCTGCGCGATCGGCGCGGTTCAGATGCAGCGCGTGGATGAAATCCTGGGCAAGCGCCGGCGCGTCGCGGAGTGGTACATCAAGCGGCTCGGCGGCGAGCAGCGCGTCAGTTTCCAGAAAATCAACGCGGAATGCGAGATCAGTTGGTTCGTCTTCGTGGTGAAACTGGCCGACGAGTACACGGCCGACGACCGGGCCCGGATCATCGCCGCCCTGCGCGAACGCGGCATCGGGTGCAGCAATTACTTCGCTCCGATTCACCTGCAGCGATTTTATCGAGATCAGTATGGTTTTAAACCCGGCGATTTTCCGAATTGCGAACGCATCGCCGATCGCACCATCGCCCTGCCGTTTCATAATCACCTGACCGAGCAGCAGGTTGATCAAGTGTGCAAGACGCTGACGGGTTTGCTGTAG